From Loxodonta africana isolate mLoxAfr1 chromosome 16, mLoxAfr1.hap2, whole genome shotgun sequence:
tagacatcttctcatctttcacaatatcagggaagttttctgccagcaaatcttcaagaattttctctgtatttcctgttatccctccctgttctggtactccaatcactcataggttatttctcttgatagagtcccacatgattcttaaggtttcttcattttttaaaattcttttgtctgatttttcttctaatatattagtgccaagtgatttatcttcgagttcagaaattctaggttTTACTTGCTCAACTGTGCTCTTCTtagtttctattgagttatctaattctgtaattttattgttaaaattctgaatttctgattgctgtctgtgtatggattttttgagcttattaaacttttcattatgttcctgaataatctttccaatttcttcagttgctttctgtgttccttggcttgttctgtgtattacctcatttccttcctgattccttaaagggttctgtatattaaacttttgtattctgcatctggtaattccaggaatgcactttcatctagaagatccctgggttctttgttttgagagcctgttgaggtgatcatggtctgtttctttatgtgacttgatataaactgttgtctctgagccgtgtataagttattgtattagtttatgcttgtttactgtgttgtagctgcttgctttgttttgttttggtataccccaatggattgcttgagtgagctagcttgattattttctcctttggagctctggtgtcctgtccccagctggctagagctgttatcaggtatatcagtctaggagtccattcagttttcttgtatgaattcagctcaggtttccaggtagctgatcataagtgtgtggtacaggctctgtcctacagtcttaaaggggcaggggtgattggcatatataccagaatctgattgcagcagggggtcacactctgaataaggcagggggctgagaaccaacccccaattgtctctgaggaaaacgcatctctgttccctagagtgtgctggtgggtgggttctgcaggggaccatgggcacccaatgtttttggttgtaaggactgggaggtaccagttatccctggacccctatAGTGGGTGGctggtgacctgagtagagctaccagtccttaggtccttgatgtgggtaggtgaggaccttgtttaataggcaaagcaatgtcaaacatcaaatgccCACCTctacaccacacagctgaaatggttggagtttgccaacaagggcctattctcccgaaataggcccacatgggtccatgcagaagggaaaggtgctcaaggtccacagacagtttatgcctggatgggagccacttctgtcctgagctccctgggttaatggagctagcaaattatcttttccccccaattgcaatttttttccttccttgaggctgggaggatggctctaggtgctcaacagggtctacctcaggcctagggattcagctgctgaagccggcttgggggttggggggcacGGTAGAATAcctgcaagtacttagcttttgctgagaacaCTGTTCTCcgcaggttccagaggtgtgagcaggctgtgtggctgcctgcttctccctgaggaaactctggCTGAATGCTAGTCccagcccactgccaccaccgatccgggaacggtgcctgagggcttcctgtgattcaggtccagtaactcctctctactcctgaacggcctcttcctcctgctgcccctcagttcattgtctaagcttgtctttgatgctcagggctcccagcttgtcacaaatatactcatttcacttttttttttcaggtcattgttgtaaagagtgcttaacggaagtgtctgtctattctgccatcttggctccgacTCCTGGCCGATCACGCTATTTTtagaggctgtaacatcccaagtctgtgaggGAGGAAAGAGGCTTCTGGTTCACGTAGCTGCagtggctggtgaacccaagatcagccggctggagagcagggctgtcgCTCACAAGCTGTGAAAATTGACAAATCTcaaaattggcaggcaagaccacaggtaagctgctatctCAAATCCTAAGAACCGgaagtcagacgaacaggagccaggtgcaggatccagagcaagcaaaaaccccaacaaggagagcaggaaggactaggtggcagaaggcagagagatgaaggctgagggggtggtgtgCCGCCTCAGGCCCTGCCTGCACCAgcactactcacagcagattccatcgtggaggtgatgacatatcaaatctcaacagggaattGATCGCATTATGCAGCTGCCaaaactctgagaatcatggcccagccaagttgacacacaatcttgactatcatggtgaccctgcaggacagaggtttccaaggctgtaatctttatggaaacaggctccacatctttcttccgcacagcacctggtggttttgaaccactgattttttggttagtatctgagcactttaaccactgtgctaccgggGATCCTACTTGAGCATTAAGAACGTGAAATAAATGACAGCTTTCTGGGGACACACGATGGAGCTTTGCATCTGTGTTCCTCATCATTCATCTGTAAACCTCTTATTTTATAGAAAGTCAGCGACTTCACTGGCTTTTGTTAAGCACAAACAAGAAGGAGCAAGAAAATGACATGACACATTAGCCCTTTACCAGCACAGGAGATGGGCTGGACATGACATCTGGTCACTGTTAAAGGCAGTTGTTCGCATGTTACCTGTTCAGAGATTCTGCCATCTGCCAACAAACCCCAGGACCCTCAGCCTAATCCCCAGGGCCCATGGTGGTCTGGCATCTAACTCTGTGGATTTGTTGGAGGGCTGAGTGAAACAGTCCACCAAGGGCATTTAGCTGGGTGCCCAGAGCATGGAAGGCTTCCACAGAAGTGAGCCTTTTATAGCCAttgctgttttttaattattaattttattaattcttatttaaaaattttcattatgGTAAATCTTATGGTTTGAATTGcatcccctcaaaatgtgtgtcaacttggctaggccataatttccagtattgtatagttgtctaccattttgttatatGATGTAATTAGCCTTTGTGTTgttaatcctaacctctatgatgttagtgaggcaggattagtggcagttacgttaatgggGCAGGACACATTCTacagattaagttgtatcttgagtcagtctctttggaaatataaaagggaatctagcagagaggaaagggaccacatgccaccaagaaagaagcacctgtagtggagcatgtcctttggaccctgggtctctgtgctgagaacctcctagaccaaggggaagattaatgacaaggaccttcccctagagctgccaaaaaaaaaaaccttcccctagagccagtgccctgaattcagacttctaggctcctaaactgtgagagaataaagttctgtttgttaaatccatctacctgcggtatttctgttatagcagcgctagataactaagacagtaaaatataaataacaaaaaggttgccattttaaccattttagttatacaatccagtgacattaattacattcaccatgttgtgccacAATCACCACTAGCACcatgaggaggaggagggtgtCATAGATGGGGACACCACTATGGAGAAGGTAACTGTACAGGGTTGGGGTCTTGGTCTCAGTGGTGTGGTAGACGGCATTTGTGTGTCTTTTcttaccatggtcttgtaatttccACCCGGGTGACTGGGTGGAactgtgcagatagggtaattgtagcccaTGAAGgggtttggtcagttttgccatcctgctgggattgaggtgagccattccagaggtggaagagaaagagaatcccgccgccaccaaggaagaacagccaggagtggagagcatGTTCTTTGACCCTGGATCCCTGTCCTGAGAAGagcctggaaccaggagactgagagaaagagagagagctataaccctgaagatggcaagaagtggtggcaggaaaGATCGGCAGAAAactgtgcagtgggcttcccgaaccatggagtgagaaagctgggtGTCTTTGGCCTGAggcagagggccagggagaggtgtggcTGTGAGTAgggttgggaagaggctgtcctaatggaagaactgtatcctgagcattcctgaacctgaagtgtaacctgttaaaaaaaaaaaaaaaaacaaacctgttacctccctaataaaccccataattgtgagtatggtctgtgagctctgtgtggccactgtaatgaattatcaaattcagcggagaagtagagagtgctgtgggagggatggttgatgtaagaattggtaaagatagcggagagaggaggcatgtctgacctctgcctcataggaatccaccttgggctgttgatcttgattctcctttagCCTTTTGAAGAGAGAAGAGGTCAGACATGTCCCTCAGGCCATTTTTACAGTCTCTTTGGACACTCTTGGGTCCCACTGCCCAGAACAGAGCCTGGCAAACAAAACTCCTTGGATGTCAAATGAATTATAAGCAAGAGATGAGGAACAATTCTGGAGAATTCTAAGAGATTACTTTTGGAGATTTTAGTTAAAAGTCTCCAAAGCATTCCAAGGTAGAGAGGAGAACATAGGGGCTCAGAGAGAGGAATGGGTAGACATGGAAGCATGGGGTTACTGGCCTATAGACAGAGTTCAGGGCAAGAGAGGGATAAAAATTAGGCAGGGAGAGGGCACAGATTAAGGAGAAAAGAAAGCCAGGGTTGTGCCCCGAGGAGCCACAATTGTAAGGATTTAGGTATAAAGGAAGGATGTGGGCAAGGTTCATAGCAGGAGAGATGGAGGTGAATCAAGATGGTGAGGATGCTGCAAGAAGGGACAGCGAACACCGTGCTGAGAGCTGCTGAGGGCCCTGAGCATGAGGATGGAGACTACCCTTTGGAACCAGTGCCTTGGCCATCATGGTGCCAGGAAAGGGGTGAGTCGAAGCCAGGTGGAGTGGGCTGCACTGCCGGAACCAGCCATGAGGGCTGACACTGGGCAGGTGATGCTCCAGGGCAAAGGCTGTGAGTCTGATGTCAGAGCCGGCTCCCATTCGGATGCATGCAGCAGGTCGATTGGTGACCACATGGGCTAATTACAAGTCCCCCGtagcctgttttctcatctgaggAATGAAGGATTGGAGAAATAGAATCAATGTTCGCTTCCAACATTCGGATCCTGTGCTTTTTGTGGTGGatcagagagagatgctgaagggacccgttttctttttcattcctccTTCTTTTATGGAGTCTATAACCAAACTCAGTGACCCCAAATGTCCTAATGCAAGATGACACATTGAATGCTTCTGGCAAATTGAGCTGGCTGCACTGCTACTCTGGTCGGCGAGGCAGAAAGAGGAGAAATGTAATGCAGCAAGATGCCTACCTGGCCACCCATTCCATGTCCTTTGCATTCCGCGGATCCCGAAGCGAGACCAGAGTGCTACAGGACAGTCCTAAGTTCCAAAGAGTGAGTAGCAGCAGAGCTGGGTCTCTAACTTCCAGGCCCTAGTCCTGTCCTTGGAGGCAGCCAGTAAGGAAACATGAAGCTGAGTCCCCCTTGTGCAGCAGCTGTAGTGGAGAGAGTGAGCCAGGAGGCTGCACGCTGATGGCTGCCTGTGCCTAAGCCTGGCATCGTGAGGAGAGTGCGTAGGAGCAATCTAGCAGCAAAGCTACGGAAAGCGGAAGACTATGTTTGAATACCAAATCCGTAGAGATCACAAGACTCAACACTTCCTCAGTagcaaaaatatgaaaatgaattCTGTAAGCACTTAATTTTGGGAGCTAGAAGTTATGTAGTCGACTGAAATTAGTCTTATGTTCTGAGCATGATCCGTTAGCTTTCCAAACAGGAGCGTTTTTCCTTGCTCTTGTCAAACATTTCCCTTCAATGTCAACCTCCAGGGTAGTGCTTTAGGAGGCGTCTGTCTGTGCAGGGCCTGGGCCTCTGTCCACATAGGACCTGCCCAGGGCCCTGGGAGTCACATGATCAGAAGTCACAGGGTGGACTCCTTCTGCAATGGAAAGCTGTGATCGGCACAAGAAATGTGCTGAGGAATTAGAAGGAAACCAAGATCAGCCTGTCAGGAGCATGGCCTGGGCTCCATCTGAGGCCTGAGTTTGCAGAACCTGCCTCGGTCCACTTCTAGTAACGTATCTGAGGCCATCAGCGTCCGTTTGCTAGACGCTTTGCTCAGCAGTATTCACAGAGCTCCTACAGCCTAGGCTGCACAGAGTAGAGATGCAAGTGCTAATAGCCATCCTGGGACCACAGAGGTTCCAAGGAGAGGAGGGTTTGCCCTAGAGGGCCCTGAGAAATCCCCTTGAAAGGAAGTGAACAAGCTCTTTAAAGAGACTGAGCTGGGCTTCAGCCTCCTCGGTGTGTAAGGGCTAAGGATGTTACcagcacctccaccaccaccactatcaccCCCATCACCACTACCAACACCACCATCACTACAACTACCACCATCgacaccaccaccactgccaccaccaccatcaccacctccacctccaccacctccacctccacctccacctccacctccacctccacttCCACCTCCACCTTCAGCTCcaacaccaccacctccacctccaccaccaccaccaccatctacaacaccaccaccatcaccaccatcacctccaccaccaccacctccaccaccacatccaccaccaccacctccaccaccatgtccaccaccaccaccatcaccaccatcacctccaccaccaccacctccacctccaccacctccaccactacctccaccaccaccaccaccacctccacctccaccacctccacctccacctccaccttcaGCTCCAACACCACCACCtccgcctccaccaccacctccaccaccacctccacctccaccaccaccaccaccatctacaacaccaccaccatcaccaccatcacctccaccaccaccacctccaccaccacatccaccaccaccacctccacctgcaCCACGACCACCTCCACGtccacctccacctcccccaccacctcaaccacctccacctccaccaccaccaccgccacctccacctccaccaccaccacctccaccaccacctccaccaccgcctctcaccaccaccacctccaccaccaccacctccaccaccacctgcaccaccacctccaccacctccaccaccacctctcaccaccaccacctccaccaccacctgcaccaccacctccaccacctccaccaccacctccgcctccaccaccacctccaccaccacctccacctccaccaccacctccacctccaccaccaccaccaccacctccaccaccacctccaccaccacctctcaccaccaccacctccaccaccacctccaccaccacctccaccaccaccaccacctccaccaccgcctccaccaccaccacctccaccaccacctgcaccaccacctccaccacctccaccaccaccacctccaccaccaccacctccaccaccacctgcaccaccacctccaccacctccaccacctccaccaccacctccacctccaccaccacctccaccaccacctccacctccaccaccaccaccaccacctccaccaccacctccaccacgacctctcaccaccaccacctccaccaccaccaccacctccaccaccgcctccaccaccaccacctccacctgcaCCACAACCACCTCCACGtccacctccacctcccccaccacctcaaccacctccacctccaccaccaccaccgccacctctacctctaccaccaccacctccaccaccgcctccaccaccaccacctccacctgcaCCACGACCACCTCCACGtccacctccacctcccccaccacctcaaccacctccacctccacgaccaccacctccaccaccgcctccaccaccaccacctccaccaccacctctcaccaccaccacctccaccaccacctgcaccaccacctccaccaccaccaccacctccaccaccgcctccaccaccaccacctccacctccaccacgaCCACATCCACGtccacctccacctcccccaccacctcaaccacctccacctccaccaccaccaccacctccaccacctccaccaccaccacctccaccaccaccacctccaccaccaccacctccaccaccacctgcaccaccacctccaccacctccaccacctccaccaccacctccacctccaccaccacctccaccaccacctccacctccaccaccaccacctccaactccaccaccaccaccaccaccacctgcaccaccacctccaccacctccaccaccacctccaccacctccaccaccacctgcaccaccacctccaccacctccaccaccaccaccacctccaccaccaccacctccaccaccacctgcaccaccacctccaccacctccaccaccacctctcaccaccaccacctccaccaccacctccaccaccacctccaccaccaccacctccaccaccgcctccaccaccaccacctccaccaccacctgcaccaccacctccaccacctccaccaccaccacctccaccaccaccacctccaccaccacctgcaccaccacctccaccacctccaccacctccaccaccacctccacctccaccaccacctccaccaccacctccacctccaccaccaccacctccaactccaccaccaccaccaccaccacctgcaccaccacctccaccacctccaccaccacctccaccacctccaccaccacctgcaccaccacctccaccacctccaccaccaccaccaccacctccaccaccaccacctccaccaccacctgcaccaccacctccaccacctccaccaccacctctcaccaccaccacctccaccaccacctccaccaccacctccaccaccaccacctccaccaccgcctccaccaccaccacctccaccaccacctgcaccaccacctccaccacctccaccaccaccacctccaccaccaccacctccaccaccacctccacctccaccaccacctccacctccaccaccaccaccaccaccacctccaccaccacctccaccaccacctctcaccaccaccacctccaccaccacctccaccaccacctccaccaccaccacctccaccaccgcctccaccaccaccacctccaccaccacctgcaccaccacctccaccacctccaccaccaccacctccaccaccaccacctccaccaccacctgcaccaccacctccaccgcctccaccacctccaccaccacctccgcctccaccaccaccaccaccacctccaccaccacctccaccacgacctctcaccaccaccacctccaccaccaccaccacctccaccaccgcctccaccaccaccacctccacctgcaCCACAACCACCTCCACGTCCACCTCCACCTCCCCACCACCTcaaccacctccacctccaccaccaccacctccaccaccgcctccaccaccaccacctccaccaccacctctcaccaccaccacctccaccaccacctgcaccaccacctccaccaccaccaccacctccaccaccgcctccaccaccaccacctccacctccaccacgaCCACATCCACGtccacctccacctcccccaccacctcaaccacctccacctccaccaccaccaccgccacctccacctccaccaccaccacctccatcaccacctccaccaccgcctctcaccaccaccacctccaccaccacctgcaccaccacctccaccacctccaccaccacctctcaccaccaccacctccaccaccacctgcaccaccacctccaccacctccaccaccacctccgcctccaccaccacctccaccaccacctccacctccaccaccacctccacctccaccaccaccaccaccaccacctccaccaccacctccaccaccacctctcaccaccaccacctccaccaccacctcaaccaccacctccaccaccaccacctccaccaccgcctccaccaccaccacctccaccaccacctgcaccaccacctccaccacctccaccaccaccacctccaccaccaccacctccaccaccacctgcaccaccacctccaccgcctccaccacctccaccaccacctccgcctccaccaccaccaccaccacctccaccaccacctccaccacgacctctcaccaccaccacctccaccaccaccaccacctccaccaccgcctccaccaccaccacctccacctgcaCCACAACCACCTCCACGtccacctccacctcccccaccacctcaaccacctccacctccaccaccaccacctccaccaccgcctccaccaccaccacctccaccaccgcctccaccaccaccacctccacctgcaCCACGACCACCTCCACGtccacctccacctcccccaccacctcaaccacctccacctccaccaccaccaccgccacctccacctccaccaccaccaccacctgcaccaccccctccaccacctccaccaccaccaccacctccaccaccgcctccaccaccaccacctccaccaccacctctcaccaccaccacctccaccaccacctgcaccaccacctccaccaccaccaccacctccaccaccgcctccaccaccaccacctccacctccaccacgaCCACCTCCACGtccacctccacctcccccaccacctcaaccacctccacctccaccaccaccaccgccacctctacctctaccaccaccacctccaccaccaccaccacctccgccagcagcaccaccaccacctccaccaccactaacccctccaccaccaccaccaccacctccaccaccaccacctccaccaccaccaccaccaccacctccagcacctccaccacctccacctccaccaccacctccacctccaccacctccaccacctccacctccacctccaccaccacctccaccaccacctccaccatcaccgccacctctcaccaccaccacctccaccaccaccac
This genomic window contains:
- the LOC135227962 gene encoding LOW QUALITY PROTEIN: mucin-2-like (The sequence of the model RefSeq protein was modified relative to this genomic sequence to represent the inferred CDS: inserted 2 bases in 1 codon); protein product: MEAKDVTSTSTTTTITPITTTNTTITTTTTIDTTTTATTTITTSTSTTSTSTSTSTSTSTSTSTFSSNTTTSTSTTTTTIYNTTTITTITSTTTTSTTTSTTTTSTTMSTTTTITTITSTTTTSTSTTSTTTSTTTTTTSTSTTSTSTSTFSSNTTTSASTTTSTTTSTSTTTTTIYNTTTITTITSTTTTSTTTSTTTTSTCTTTTSTSTSTSPTTSTTSTSTTTTATSTSPPPPPPPPPPPPPAPPPPPPPPPPLTXPPPPPPPAPPPPPPPPPPPPPPPPPPPPPPPPPPPPPPPPPPPPPPPPPPPLTTTTSTTTSTTTSTTTTTSTTASTTTTSTTTCTTTSTTSTTTTSTTTTSTTTCTTTSTTSTTSTTTSTSTTTSTTTSTSTTCTTTSTTTTTSTTASTTTTSTSTTTTSTSTSTSPTTSTTSTSTTTTTSPPPPPPPPPPPPPPPPAPPPPPPPPPPPPPPPPPPPPPAPPPPPPPPPPLTTTTSTTTSTTTSTTTTSTTASTTTTSTTTCTTTSTTSTTTTSTTTTSTTTCTTTSTTST